From a single Polyangiaceae bacterium genomic region:
- the zapA gene encoding cell division protein ZapA, producing the protein MNRAPVELRVGGQSYRVVATADETELQRLAEVVDARLRELAGPGRAIAPQTLLLAAIALAHDLEEERAKRVAVERRSKEMLSSVLERIDAALAETPTPPETTEQGDGASPAP; encoded by the coding sequence ATGAACCGCGCGCCGGTAGAGCTCCGCGTCGGCGGCCAGTCGTACCGAGTGGTGGCGACGGCCGACGAGACCGAGCTACAGCGACTGGCGGAGGTGGTGGACGCGCGGCTTCGGGAGCTGGCCGGTCCGGGCCGGGCGATCGCGCCGCAGACGTTGCTGCTCGCGGCCATCGCGCTGGCGCACGATCTCGAAGAGGAGCGCGCCAAGCGCGTCGCCGTGGAACGTCGTTCGAAAGAGATGCTGAGCTCCGTGCTCGAGCGCATCGACGCGGCGTTGGCCGAGACCCCGACGCCGCCGGAAACCACCGAGCAGGGCGACGGCGCCAGCCCCGCACCCTGA